A stretch of the Acanthochromis polyacanthus isolate Apoly-LR-REF ecotype Palm Island chromosome 22, KAUST_Apoly_ChrSc, whole genome shotgun sequence genome encodes the following:
- the LOC110960802 gene encoding X-linked retinitis pigmentosa GTPase regulator-like, giving the protein MAGEPEDEIPDSGAVFTFGKSKFADNIPSKFWLKNDVPLKIACGDEHTALLTENGKLFMFGSNNWGQLGLGSKLTVSKPTCVKALKSEKVQLVACGRNHTLICTAQGKLYASGGNSEGQLGLGDCNERTAFCRVDFFNSHGPIKMLAAGSNTSAALTASGRLFMWGDNTEGQIGLGKESQASSPQEVGVGRPVSWVSCGYYHSALVTVDGALFTFGERDSGKLGLGTDQLPGHRVPQLVKSIKQRVKQVACGGGHTVALTEDDVYTFGLGQFGQLGHGTFIFESRLPRLVEHFKKGRVRQVSCGENHTAVITDGGLLYTFGDGRHGKLCLGEENFTNQFKPTLCPRFLKYNVKAAACGGCHMVVLARPRDDGCSDVTLEDDDVTEDYLQKSYVELLGDSVDSSALQRTLSARVRRRERERSPDQFGPMFRTLPAMTPGYLQPPLPVSSQTIPPRLPPAELNPRKVLNGTHQHGSAGSNHQAFEASNLLTLQNGAVLFPERPEAETGSVVESLTDTDSVRGLGETTDFLNMTHVVKMDPGDKTLTLSPVQKRKGKSGKAEKEQSQRKERKPSRHSSFSSTSRKSDVASSPRRALPTELLRGHGAPSEKKTKQNKENLILAVEELGRRSGKNKPPSVANISKAASKQRHKPVLGKNQLIGVSRKLDAESKKVLGGSSESVASKVKEKESKAVRVKAKPLVVQSKRQDSTASHRSDAGSDTKPKADLSKKSKNEKNRKEAQTEKGSPNLGLLAGAASLAAGSILIQEAVSCFSTPSPSESSRGFLKDKSRSDESDSFALSNKSAVSINIIPAPESPEESRSEKEASQSETPTDSTAAKQQEEEDEEEEEGQRTSADVSEEEDVSHSTEKATEDEEKEEDEEDSDTLQPEDQSDSDKEEDESAEEEEEEEEKTSGATGSEDDTEEKESKGGDVEEEEEESEEGSSQETESRGGESENDEDEEEEEEEGSLESEGEEEESESESLKSSEERDESEVEEEEEEEEEEEKESSAEEEEEESSEEEKSENEESEEEEEDESKEEEEEEVGEEEEEEEESEKEEQEEEEEESEEEKEEESEKEEQEEEEEEEEEESEEEKEEEEEDENEEEENAESSKDDEEAEEEEEEEKEEEEEEEEEEEEEEEEVVKKKKSKEVIRQSTKSAKTRKSGVKGQAAGESEEFWDDVLPQYLSLKDLTWRKGEEVGDEDEEEEEEEDADEDEDAEEEENDTSASSTEKSTEETQNSTEELKEESVPDGEQKAAEISENPEATSEQKTDDDIKPANGTTDGDSKTQSGSNKKLSLFRRLSSSRSRQADDEDPAPAEAPVQEEPPSPAGTQQGGGLQRSGARGPRSGACNLL; this is encoded by the exons ATGGCAGGGGAGCCTGAGGATGAGATACCGG ACTCGGGGGCAGTTTTCACTTTTGGAAAGAGCAAGTTTGCCGACAACATTCCCAGTAAATTCTGGCTAAAAAACGACGTTCCACTGAAAATAGCTTGTGGAGACGAACACACGGCCTTATTAACAG aaaatggaaaactctTCATgtttggcagcaacaactgggGTCAGCTGGGTCTGGGCTCCAAACTGACCGTCAGCAAACCCACCTGTGTCAAAG CTCTGAAGTCGGAGAAGGTCCAGCTGGTGGCCTGTGGAAGGAACCACACGCTCATCTGCACGG CTCAGGGAAAACTTTACGCCTCTGGAGGAAACAGCGAAGGCCAGCTGGGGCTCGGAGACTGCAACGAGCGGACGGCCTTCTGCAGAGTCGACTTCTTCAACTCACACGGACCGATCAAGATGCTGGCCGCCGGTTCCAACACCTCCGCTGCTCTCACAG CGAGCGGACGGCTGTTCATGTGGGGCGACAACACCGAGGGTCAGATCGGTTTGGGGAAGGAGAGTCAGGCGTCCTCGCCACAGGAAGTCGGCGTTGGACGACCAGTCAGCTGGGTGTCCTGTGGATATTACCATTCTGCTCTAGTCACAG TGGACGGAGCTCTGTTCACCTTCGGGGAGCGGGACAGCGGTAAACTGGGTCTGGGCACCGACCAGCTGCCGGGACATCGAGTCCCTCAGCTGGTGAAGAGCATCAAGCAGAGAGTGAAGCAGGTGGCGTGTGGAGGCGGCCACACGGTGGCGCTAACAG AGGACGACGTCTACACGTTCGGCCTCGGCCAGTTCGGACAGCTCGGTCACGGGACGTTTATCTTCGAGTCTCGGCTGCCCCGCCTGGTCGAACATTTCAAGAAGGGTCGAGTCCGTCAGGTGTCCTGTGGAGAGAACCACACGGCCGTCATCACAG ACGGAGGTTTGCTGTACACGTTTGGAGACGGAAGACACGGAAAACTGTGTCTGGGAGAAGAAAACTTCACCAACCAGTTCAAACCGACTCTGTGTCCGCGATTCCTCAAGTATAACGTCAAAGCA GCAGCCTGCGGCGGCTGCCACATGGTGGTGTTGGCTCGGCCGAGGGATGACGGCTGCAGTGACGTGACTCTGGAGGACGACGACGTGACGGAGGATTACCTGCAGAAATCCTACGTGGAGCTGCTGGGAGACTCTGTGGACTCCTCAGCCCTGCAAAGGACCCTCTCTGCCCGGGTTCGCAGGAGGGAGCGG GAGCGATCTCCAGACCAGTTCGGTCCCATGTTCCGAACGCTGCCCGCCATGACGCCCGGCTACCTCCAACCACCGCTGCCAGTCTCCAGCCAGACTATCCCACCCAGACTTCCTCCAGCTGAGCTGAACCCCAGAAAGGTGCTCAACGGCACTCACCAACATGGAAGCGCAGGGTCAAACCACCAGG CCTTTGAAGCTTCAAACCTTCTAACGCTGCAGAATGGTGCTGTCCTGTTTCCAGAGCGTCCAGAGGCCGAGACCGGCAGCGTTGTGGAAAGTCTGACAGACACCGACAGCGTCAGAGGCCTTGGAGAAACCACAGACTTCCTCAACATG ACTCATGTGGTGAAGATGGACCCCGGCGATAAAACACTCACTCTGTCTCCAGTTCAGAAG AGGAAGGGTAAGAGTGGCAAGGctgagaaagagcagagtcagagaaaggagagaaaaccCTCCAGGCACAGCAGTTTCTCTTCGACGTCTCGTAAGAGCGACGTCGCCTCCTCCCCTCGCCGGGCGCTGCCCACCGAGCTGCTGAGGGGCCACGGCGCTCCGTCTGAGAAGAAAACCAAACAGAACAAAGAGAACTTGATCCTGGCCGTGGAGGAGCTGGGCAGGAGGTCCGGTAAAAACAAACCTCCGAGCGTGGCGAACATCAGCAAGGCGGCGTCCAAACAGCGTCACAAACCAGTTCTGGGTAAAAACCAGCTGATCGGGGTCAGCAGGAAGCTAGACGCAGAATCAAAGAAAGTTTTAGGCGGCAGCTCTGAATCTGTAGCGTCAAAAGTTAAGGAGAAGGAGTCTAAAGCGGTGAGGGTTAAAGCCAAACCATTAGTGGTGCAAAGCAAACGCCAGGATTCAACTGCTTCTCATCGGAGTGATGCAGGAAGCGACACGAAACCTAAAGCGGATCTGTCCAAGAAATCCAAGAACGAGAAAAACCGAAAAGAAGCTCAGACCGAAAAGGGGTCGCCAAATCTCGGTCTGCTCGCCGGGGCCGCCTCCCTCGCGGCAGGGTCGATTTTAATCCAAGAAGCGGTGAGTTGCTTCAGCACGCCGTCGCCGTCGGAGAGCAGCCGAGGGTTCCTCAAGGACAAATCGAGAAGCGACGAGTCGGACTCCTTCGCTCTGAGCAACAAATCTGCCGTCAGCATCAACATCATTCCTGCTCCTGAGAGTCCCGAAGAAAGCCGGAGCGAGAAGGAGGCGAGTCAAAGCGAGACGCCGACGGACTCCACAGCCGCCAAAcagcaagaggaggaggatgaagaggaggaggaaggccaGAGGACGAGTGCAGACGTCAGCGAGGAAGAGGATGTTAGCCACAGCACTGAGAAAGCAAcagaggatgaagagaaagaggaagatgaggaggacaGTGACACTCTTCAACCAGAAGACCAGTCAGATTCAGACAAGGAGGAAGATGAGAGcgctgaggaagaggaggaggaagaggagaaaaccAGTGGGGCGACAGGAAGCGAAGACGACACCgaagagaaagaaagcaaaggaggagacgtggaggaggaagaggaggagagtgaGGAAGGGTCGAGTCAAGAGACAGAaagtagaggaggagagagtgaaaatgatgaagatgaggaggaggaggaagaagaggggaGTTTGGAAAGTGAAGGCGAGGAAGAGGAGAGCGAAAGTGAGTCTTTGAAGTCTTCAGAGGAAAGAGATGAAAGCGAggtagaagaagaggaagaggaggaggaggaggaagaaaaagaaagtagtgctgaggaggaagaggaggagagtagtgaagaagaaaagagtgaaaatgaggagagtgaagaagaagaagaagacgagagtaaagaagaagaagaggaggaggtgggagaggaggaagaagaggaagaggagagtgAAAAAGAAGagcaagaagaggaggaggaagaaagtgaagaagaaaaggaagaggaGAGTGAAAAAGAAGagcaagaagaggaggaggaagaagaagaggaagaaagtgaagaagaaaaggaagaagaggaggaagacgaaaatgaagaagaagagaatgCAGAAAGCAGCAAGGATGATGAAGAGgctgaagaagaggaagaagaagaaaaagaggaagaggaggaggaagaggaagaagaggaggaagaagaggaggaggtggttaaaaagaaaaagtcaaaagaaGTCATAAGACAAAGTACGAAATCTGCTAAAACTAGAAAGTCGGGGGTCAAAGGTCAGGCAGCAGGAGAGTCTGAGGAGTTCTGGGACGATGTTTTACCTCAATACCTCTCTCTGAAA GATTTGACGTGGAGGAAAGGCGAGGAGGTGGGAgacgaggacgaggaggaagaagaagaggaggacgctgatgaggatgaagacgcagaggaagaggagaacgACACATCTGCATCGTCGACAGAGAAATCAACAGAGGAGACGCAGAATTCT ACAGAAGAGCTGAAAGAAGAGTCTGTACCGGACGGAGAGCAGAAAG CAGCTGAAATCAGTGAGAATCCTGAAGCTACAAGCGAACAAAAGACAGACGACGACATCAAACCAGCCAACGGGACGACGGACGGCGACTCTAAAACCCAATCAGGCTCCAACAAAAAG ctCTCTCTCTTCAGACGACTGTCCTCCTCCAGGTCCAGGCAGGCAGACGACGAGGATCCGGCCCCAGCCGAGGCTCCCGTCCAGGAGGAGCCTCCATCTCCAGCCGGGACCCAACAAGGAGGAGGTCTGCAGAGATCTGGAGCCAGAGGGCCTCGATCTGGAGCCTGCAACCTGCTGTAA